In Leptospira saintgironsiae, one genomic interval encodes:
- a CDS encoding TetR/AcrR family transcriptional regulator: MGLREIKKDRMRKSISNLATRLFIEKGYHNVTMAEIAEKAQVSVPTLFNYFSSKEALVFDEDKEQEKELIDAVVTRKPGTSILDALREFTIQHATLEPEELKNFKTFNHLIDSTPELSNYAKSMWMRHEQTLASTIQKEAKKKISKIEAEAIAHFCLDSLHRSLKFANPKASIDSLFSLLKNGWNG; this comes from the coding sequence ATGGGCCTCCGAGAAATCAAAAAGGATAGAATGCGCAAATCTATCTCTAATCTTGCGACTCGACTTTTCATAGAGAAGGGTTATCATAACGTCACAATGGCGGAGATTGCTGAGAAAGCCCAAGTCTCCGTGCCGACCCTATTCAATTACTTTTCGTCGAAAGAAGCTTTAGTATTCGATGAAGATAAAGAACAAGAGAAGGAACTAATTGATGCCGTGGTGACTAGAAAACCTGGCACGTCGATCCTGGATGCTCTTAGAGAGTTTACGATCCAGCACGCAACTCTCGAGCCTGAAGAATTAAAAAATTTCAAAACGTTCAATCATCTGATCGATTCCACCCCGGAATTAAGCAATTATGCAAAGTCAATGTGGATGAGACACGAACAAACTTTGGCTTCTACAATCCAAAAAGAAGCTAAGAAGAAGATCAGTAAGATCGAAGCGGAGGCGATTGCTCATTTCTGTTTGGATTCTTTACATCGATCCTTGAAATTCGCAAATCCAAAAGCGAGTATAGATTCTCTATTTTCCCTGTTAAAGAATGGCTGGAACGGATAA
- a CDS encoding HAD family hydrolase: MAVLLDLDNTVFDSLGIYEFTIREMEKKAKVLGFSSSKEFKKAYDAVRAEVKKELPNNPVNRLRILYFKKMSELLFGKSDPAFVLKLDSAYFSFFLQGIKDWKKKNAIEFKKILSLLRALQEVQDLVIITNESLRTQLLKLSVLFPKDIQYKLVTSEESGAEKPSALIFNKALAGVDPKKSYIIGDSLKDDVGGGLAFGLESFYLKSPISSSKTKSVLEKKSLEGKEYWESPDLSSALNYILSLEKGIVL, from the coding sequence ATGGCAGTTCTTTTGGATTTAGATAATACGGTCTTTGATTCTTTAGGGATCTATGAATTTACGATCCGCGAAATGGAGAAAAAGGCAAAGGTTTTGGGTTTCTCTTCTTCCAAAGAATTCAAAAAAGCTTACGACGCTGTTCGCGCAGAAGTTAAAAAGGAACTTCCAAATAATCCAGTCAATCGACTACGAATTCTTTATTTCAAGAAGATGTCTGAACTTCTATTTGGAAAATCGGATCCAGCGTTTGTTTTGAAATTGGATTCTGCTTATTTTAGTTTTTTTCTACAAGGGATTAAAGATTGGAAGAAGAAGAATGCTATTGAGTTCAAAAAGATTTTGTCTTTACTAAGAGCTTTGCAGGAAGTCCAGGATTTAGTTATCATCACAAACGAATCTCTCAGAACTCAATTACTGAAATTATCCGTCCTGTTCCCTAAAGACATTCAATATAAATTAGTAACTTCAGAAGAGAGTGGAGCAGAAAAACCTTCTGCTTTGATCTTTAATAAAGCTTTAGCAGGTGTGGATCCTAAAAAGTCATATATTATTGGAGATTCTTTGAAAGACGATGTCGGAGGAGGACTTGCTTTCGGGTTAGAATCTTTTTATTTGAAAAGTCCAATCTCTTCTAGCAAAACTAAATCAGTTCTGGAAAAGAAAAGTTTAGAAGGAAAAGAATATTGGGAATCCCCCGATCTATCTTCTGCTTTAAACTATATCTTAAGTTTAGAAAAAGGGATCGTTTTATAA
- a CDS encoding NAD(P)-binding protein, with translation MSEDRFSRKVFLSALAFCAALLGIGSYFRFRKKKIQGSILGPDRETGHRIRQARTDFSPTSTIQTKVLIAGGGISGLSSGYYLSQFGISDYLILDLEKDIGGNSRYSETNSLKYPWGAHYLPQPGPESVLVRKFLEENGLVQGKDSNGNPIYPEKYLCFDPEERLFYQGRWQAGLVPRRSGEPDSQELLFRKIINSWQNKRGRDGQKAFCIPIDHSSRDPEILKLDRITFSDYLQSLGIQSPEILWYADYCTRDDYGGNSDNISAWAGLHYFCSRLREDEDSPPVLTWPEGNGFLLELLQKPSKNKIKTSTLVERIRKNSGSWEINAYDVKEKKDILIKAEQVIYALPSFTRKYILGEREPFLQKLEYSPWLVANLFVDELPQGKGHPPAWENVIYKSKSLGYVISTHQDLRALRPQSVLTYYLAFGEKDTLAARRSILPKTWDNWKEEILSDLKRPHPNIESLVSRIDIMTHAHAMVRPVPGFLWGGEREKLAKSESGIHFAHCDLSGISIFEEALYRGFEASKKVQTSSKRS, from the coding sequence ATGTCCGAAGATCGTTTTTCCAGAAAAGTATTCCTTTCCGCTTTAGCATTCTGCGCGGCCCTTTTAGGGATTGGTTCTTATTTCAGATTCAGAAAAAAAAAGATCCAAGGAAGTATATTAGGCCCAGATAGAGAAACTGGTCATAGGATCAGACAAGCAAGGACAGACTTTTCTCCTACAAGTACAATCCAAACAAAGGTGCTCATCGCAGGAGGAGGAATTTCAGGACTTTCTTCCGGATACTATTTATCCCAATTCGGAATTTCAGATTATTTGATCTTAGATCTAGAGAAGGATATTGGTGGCAATTCAAGATATTCCGAAACCAATTCCTTAAAATATCCCTGGGGTGCACATTATCTTCCACAACCAGGTCCTGAGTCAGTATTAGTTCGTAAATTTTTAGAAGAGAATGGATTGGTCCAAGGTAAAGACTCAAACGGAAATCCAATCTATCCAGAAAAGTATCTATGTTTTGATCCGGAAGAAAGACTTTTTTACCAAGGAAGATGGCAAGCAGGCTTAGTTCCTAGAAGAAGTGGAGAACCTGATTCTCAAGAATTATTATTTCGTAAAATTATAAACTCTTGGCAGAACAAAAGAGGAAGAGACGGGCAAAAAGCATTCTGCATTCCAATTGATCATTCTTCCAGAGATCCTGAAATTTTAAAATTAGATAGGATCACTTTTTCTGATTACTTACAATCATTAGGAATCCAATCACCTGAAATTCTATGGTATGCTGATTATTGCACTCGAGACGATTACGGTGGGAATTCCGACAATATCTCTGCTTGGGCGGGACTTCACTATTTCTGTTCTCGTTTAAGAGAAGATGAAGATTCTCCTCCTGTCCTTACATGGCCGGAAGGAAATGGATTCCTGTTGGAGCTCCTACAAAAGCCTTCTAAAAATAAGATCAAAACTTCTACACTTGTGGAAAGAATTCGTAAGAATTCAGGAAGCTGGGAAATCAATGCTTACGATGTAAAAGAAAAGAAAGATATTCTTATAAAAGCAGAGCAAGTGATCTACGCTCTACCTTCTTTCACCAGAAAATATATTTTGGGAGAGAGGGAACCATTCTTACAAAAATTAGAATATTCTCCTTGGTTAGTTGCAAATCTATTTGTGGATGAACTTCCGCAAGGAAAGGGACATCCTCCAGCTTGGGAAAATGTAATTTATAAGAGCAAATCTCTCGGCTATGTTATATCCACACACCAAGACTTACGAGCGCTCAGGCCCCAATCGGTTCTTACTTATTATCTTGCTTTTGGAGAAAAAGACACTCTTGCGGCAAGAAGATCAATTCTTCCTAAAACCTGGGATAATTGGAAAGAAGAGATACTTTCCGATTTAAAAAGGCCTCATCCAAATATAGAAAGTTTGGTTTCTCGAATCGATATCATGACTCACGCACATGCAATGGTCCGCCCTGTTCCAGGTTTTCTTTGGGGAGGAGAAAGAGAGAAATTAGCAAAATCGGAATCAGGAATTCATTTCGCACATTGTGATCTAAGCGGAATTTCCATTTTTGAAGAAGCTTTATATAGAGGATTCGAAGCTTCTAAAAAAGTACAAACTTCCTCCAAGAGAAGTTGA
- a CDS encoding VOC family protein — MIIVEGIDYIVIPTGDIEASVKFYSELFDFETIEEKGNEFAIIGLDSVNIKLLNTNGVKSSLTEVKSPVLSFVLDVDDFTEAIVELESKSVQIVRGPETRDGGEFLHFLDPSGNILEINYKED; from the coding sequence ATGATCATCGTAGAAGGAATCGATTATATTGTAATACCTACCGGGGATATAGAAGCCTCTGTAAAATTCTATTCCGAACTATTTGATTTCGAGACGATCGAGGAAAAAGGAAACGAATTCGCAATCATCGGTTTGGATTCTGTGAACATTAAACTCCTCAATACCAACGGAGTTAAAAGTTCTTTAACCGAAGTTAAGTCCCCTGTCCTCAGTTTCGTATTGGATGTGGATGATTTTACCGAAGCGATCGTAGAACTCGAGTCTAAGTCAGTTCAAATCGTAAGAGGACCAGAAACCAGAGACGGAGGAGAGTTCCTTCATTTCTTGGATCCGTCCGGTAATATTTTAGAGATCAATTACAAAGAAGATTAA
- a CDS encoding LIC10067 family putative lipoprotein, with protein MRFQTQILAIILSLSIFGLGCSSSKDSDLATQLGLGNPVITEIDPPSGSPPIGSTAGTTVTIKGRLFSADTSLTTVKFNGVSASVLSATSTEIVTVVPAGASTGTLFVTKDGPVICDANNGDTATNCYGRTFYVDCYKSFDNLYGEELGVSYPDSKTFQITGQTGTKALRIDLNPEGPTNVKIACETYLIYSKFSKTCGRTDVGTFSDTNTWVFEPTLSFSSYYTVQMFVTAGKGNCTVSFP; from the coding sequence ATGCGATTTCAGACTCAGATATTAGCTATTATTTTATCTCTATCTATCTTTGGACTTGGTTGTTCTTCGAGCAAAGACTCGGACCTTGCTACCCAATTAGGTTTGGGAAATCCTGTGATTACAGAGATTGATCCTCCTAGTGGTTCTCCTCCAATAGGGTCCACTGCTGGAACAACAGTCACAATTAAGGGCCGTTTATTTTCTGCAGATACAAGTTTAACAACGGTTAAATTTAACGGAGTGTCTGCAAGTGTTCTAAGTGCTACTAGCACAGAGATCGTCACCGTGGTACCTGCTGGAGCTTCTACCGGAACTTTGTTTGTCACCAAAGATGGGCCTGTTATCTGCGATGCGAATAATGGGGATACAGCTACTAATTGTTATGGTAGGACATTCTACGTAGATTGTTATAAGTCTTTCGACAATCTATATGGAGAAGAATTAGGAGTATCTTATCCTGATTCAAAGACATTCCAAATTACCGGTCAGACAGGAACCAAAGCTCTTAGGATCGACTTGAATCCTGAGGGTCCTACCAATGTTAAGATTGCTTGTGAAACCTATCTGATCTATTCTAAGTTTTCTAAAACCTGCGGTAGAACAGACGTAGGAACTTTTTCGGATACAAATACCTGGGTATTCGAACCTACGTTGAGCTTTTCCAGTTATTATACAGTTCAGATGTTCGTGACGGCAGGAAAGGGGAATTGTACCGTATCTTTTCCTTGA
- a CDS encoding enoyl-CoA hydratase/isomerase family protein — MSETVLYSIEDYTCIISLNRPEKRNAISRELLYQLMSHIERASKDPKIRALVLRGEGSVFCAGADLKERADMSEKEVHKFLDQVAKCFLALENLPFPTIAALDGDAYGGGLEMALCCDFILMSAEAKVGLTETGLGIIPGAGGTQRLPRRVGKTKALELILTASVIDAQTALDIQLANSVWHDSAFMAGKKLASLLSEKAPISLKLAKEAIKEGEGKDIGTALKIERKHYNKTLRTEDRIEALKAFREKRKPEFKGK; from the coding sequence ATGAGCGAGACTGTTCTTTATTCCATCGAAGATTATACGTGCATAATTAGTTTAAATCGACCCGAAAAACGAAACGCAATTTCTAGAGAACTGCTCTACCAACTTATGTCTCATATAGAAAGGGCAAGTAAGGACCCAAAAATCCGCGCTCTAGTACTCAGGGGAGAAGGTTCCGTATTCTGCGCAGGAGCCGACCTCAAAGAAAGAGCGGATATGTCTGAGAAAGAAGTACATAAATTTCTGGACCAAGTAGCGAAATGTTTTCTGGCTTTGGAAAATCTTCCCTTCCCAACAATAGCTGCTTTAGATGGAGATGCTTACGGCGGCGGATTAGAAATGGCTTTATGCTGTGATTTTATTCTTATGAGTGCAGAAGCAAAAGTTGGTCTTACTGAAACAGGACTTGGTATTATCCCAGGTGCCGGTGGGACCCAAAGGCTTCCGCGAAGAGTAGGAAAAACAAAAGCATTAGAACTTATTTTAACTGCTTCTGTAATAGATGCACAAACCGCATTGGATATCCAACTAGCGAATTCTGTATGGCATGACTCCGCATTTATGGCCGGAAAAAAGCTGGCCTCCTTACTTTCTGAAAAGGCACCCATCTCCTTAAAGCTTGCTAAAGAAGCAATTAAAGAAGGAGAAGGAAAAGATATAGGAACAGCCTTAAAGATAGAAAGAAAACATTATAATAAAACCTTAAGAACAGAAGATAGGATAGAAGCTTTAAAGGCTTTTAGAGAAAAAAGAAAACCGGAATTTAAAGGAAAATAG
- the dcd gene encoding dCTP deaminase produces the protein MILTGKEIKKRLEKDIIIDPYSDNRLNPNSYNLRLHNELVRYTESPLDMKKSNPSENLIIPDSGLLLQPGVLYLGRTVEYTETHNLVPMLEGRSSIGRLGMYVHVTAGFGDVGFKGFWTLEISVIQPLVIYPNVEICQIFYHTVEGEITEYKSGKYQGNKGIQTSMLYKDFENGKY, from the coding sequence ATGATTCTGACGGGTAAGGAAATTAAAAAAAGATTAGAGAAGGACATCATCATAGATCCTTACTCCGACAATAGATTAAATCCGAACTCTTATAATCTAAGGCTTCATAACGAATTGGTTCGTTATACAGAGAGCCCGTTGGATATGAAAAAATCCAATCCTTCCGAAAACTTGATCATTCCTGATTCAGGACTACTCTTACAACCTGGAGTTCTATATCTAGGAAGAACCGTAGAGTACACTGAAACACATAACTTGGTCCCAATGTTAGAAGGTCGCTCTTCTATCGGTAGATTAGGAATGTATGTGCATGTGACCGCAGGGTTCGGGGATGTAGGATTTAAAGGATTCTGGACTCTCGAAATTTCAGTGATCCAGCCTCTAGTTATTTATCCTAATGTAGAAATTTGCCAGATCTTCTACCACACTGTCGAAGGTGAGATCACAGAATATAAATCAGGCAAATATCAAGGTAATAAAGGTATCCAAACCTCTATGCTTTATAAGGATTTTGAGAACGGAAAATATTAA